Part of the Trypanosoma brucei gambiense DAL972 chromosome 6, complete sequence genome is shown below.
GTTTGCAGGCACGCAGCAGTGAGGTTCGTAACTGTGAGAGTACAACAGATACAGCAGAAAAGAAGTCAAAGGCGCATCACGAGGAGGAATCCAGATATGACGAGGAATTCGTGCGAGATATATTGTCACGTGACCCCGTCCCCATTGATGAACTGCGCGGTTTAAGTCGAAGTGGTTGTCCCGCTGGTTTTCGTTACGAGGTGTGGTGTTACTTGACTGGGCACCTTCAACCATCGAGCCTGAACCGTGCTGCAGTTCTTGCGCGTAAGCGACAGGAATATGTGGGATACATGCAAAGCAGTTACGGGTCTACTGACTGGGATGCTGCTTTTGCAGCAGTGGGAGATTCGGTAGGTAATGCGCCTGGCGGGGAATCTGGCAGTGGTGGTTCATCTCTCTGGCCTTCCTTTCGCAGTGGGGCTTCCGGTTTCGGTTCTTCTTCCTTGAACACTCCCAGTGACTCGGAGCTTTCAATATTGAAACAAATTCGAAAGGATATTCCGCGTATGGCAGCTGGTTTGGCATTTCTTAGCAACAGGCGAGTAATGTTGTCTGTGGAACGCTGCTTGTACGTATGGGCACTACGTCATCCCGCCTGCGGTTATGTGCAAGGAATGGATGATTTTACAATTCCGTTTATTAGTGTTGTACTGGCAAATAGGGTTTGTAGGACAAAGACAGTGGCAGATCTCTACACACTTGATCCCGAGGAGGTGGGTGCGCTACTTTCTGTGGAGGTGATTAGTGACGAGGAATGGGTGAGTACCATTGAAGCGGATACATACTGGATGGTTTCCTACTTCCTAAGCGCTATTCAAGAGAACTTTACGTACGACCAGCGCGGTTTGCATAGCATGGTGGAGAAACTGGAAGCTGTTGTTCGAGCAGTAAATGTGAAACTTTATAACCACCTCAGGAATGATCTGCAAATTGACTTTAAGCAGTTTTCATTTAGATGGATGAATTGTCTACTTTTGCGTGAGCTTAATGCTACACAAGTACTACGCTTGTGGGATGCATATCTCGCTGATGAGGAAAAGGATTGGTGCACCACTCATGTTTACACATGCGCCGCATTTCTGCAATGGTGGTCAGCTGCGCTTCTACAGGAAAATGATTATTGCGTTGCAATAAAGTTTTTGCAAAATCTTCCTTCCAATGAACTGAGTGACCGCGATATCAGCGCAATTGTTTCGCAGGGAATAGTCATGCAAAAATTGTACAATAGCGCCCTTGCACATCTCGCGCAGTAGCAGATGAGTTGAttgttttaaaaataaaaataaaacaaagcgaGGGATTTGGAAAGAGGAATGCTGAATTTACTGCTCttgatgaaatgaaatgaaatgaaactgGGTGATTGAGTGTAAAATGgcgaaaggaaaggggggacgAGGGGAATTTATATAGTGTTGTAACCTTTTCAATGCAATGCATTCAAGTAAGATGTTGGGTTTCCAACGACTACGACGATGCGAAAACCAGTAGATGAGGTGCATGAAATAGAAAAATTAATGaaccaactttttttttttccttctctcctctcctctctcctctcttgtttcttttttttttttttgctttgctgtTACCCTTATTTGaggtattttcttttgatatCTTTTTGATTTTCCTTTCGTCCCTTTAATTTTATCCAGTTATTCCGAACTTGCGCATcgttttgcttcatttcacTTAACCGTACTTTTTCCATCTACTTTTGTGgatgcatttctttttttttttgttattgttgcagTTCCACCACATCTCCGTCTCCCATTTCatctatgtttttttttcatttttttttcctaccTTTTAACCCCGTCTGGTATTACACTCCAGATGCTACTATGCTCCATTGGTCATTATGATATATTGGCCCTTGTTGTTGCTACAGTTGccgttgtttctgtttttattcaTTATGACCGGCAGCATCATCGAGTTTATGAAATGCAAATGTATCTTATGTGCTTTTACTCTTTGTTTGTTAGCGGTTCAGGTGCTTgttcaaatacaaaaaaaaataaataaggaaaaatatATCTTTTATTCTATCAAGGGAAATTTGTCGTTCTCTTGAAGGTGTTTACGTCTGTTGCTCACATAAAAAGTTTTATGACTTGCTGTCGGAAGGTGAAGGTCTTTGATTCAGTGGTCCTGTCCtgtcgtgtttttttttttttgcttatcGTTGTTGCAACTGCTTATTCGTACTTTGTGGCGGTCAACGCGGTAAGGCGATCTGAAACCtcttcaaaagaaaaggtaaaagaaggggaagatgttaagggaaagggggaaagttttCCGCACGCACGTTTGTGATGtaatgttttatttattaatttttctttgttatatatttcctcctctctttctttttacttctttGTGTTGGCACGACAGTGTGAGGATGATAATAACACCATTAGAGTTAACAATAATACGACTTTTGGGGTGCCTCTCCGATGTGTGTAATAATATTCATTCTTCATAATGTGCGTCAAATATGCTTTAGTGATATGTTGCTTTTCTATTTAtacttttatttctctttacaattggacacacacacacacacaataatATAACCGAATTCCGTTACATTCCACAGTATAAGTGGTGACGGGGAGAGGTGGTGCAGCTGTGCTACACTTCGCTTGAGTGGATCTTTAAGAGtaatatagtaataataagtAATAAAGtaatttaactttttttaaaataaaaacaaaggatAGGGAAAGAGTGACaggaaatttttttgtgaaattCACAGTTTAGGTACCGAAGGGGGAGGAAGGGATGGTCAAACTTGACGTCTCACTCCTTCGCTTTCTTGAAAATGAGGATTTTCGAGTGCTTACGGCGCTTGAAATGACTATGCGAAATCATGATGTGGCTCCTACTGCACTCATTGAGCGAATTGCGCAACTTCCACACGGCGGGTGCCGCAAACGACTACAGAACCTTCTTAAACACAAAATGATTCACCACGAAAACACCATGTATGACGGGTTTGCCATGAAGTACACCGCATACGATTATTTGGCGCTTAGCACGTTGAGCAAACGTGGCACTGTTGCGGGTGTAGGCCACCGCATTGGTTGTGGGAAGGAATCTGATATTATCCTCGTTCAAGACGAAGCGGGTCGTGAGTGTGTGCTGAAGCTTCAACGCCTCGGCCGCTGTAGTTTTCGTACTGTCAGTCGTAACCGCGATTATAAAAATGGACGGCGTCGGCATGGTGAGAGTTGGTTTTATCTTTCACGTCTAGCGGCAGAGAAGGAGTATGCATTCATGCGAACTCTTTATGACGAAGGTTTCCCAGTGCCTAAACCAATTGATCAAAACAGACATGCTCTGCTAATGGAGTTAGTGGGCGGAACGACCCTTAACAACATTAACGTTTTGGGTGATGCCGAGTTGGTATATCGTCGTTGTCTCGATCTGATGGTAAAGCTTGCTGAGCATGGCCTTATCCATGGTGATTTTAACGAGTTTAACCTTATGGTAACCGAAGAATTACGAGTGATTGTTATAGACTTCCCGCAGATGGTGTCGACCAATCATCCCAACGCTAGTGATTTGTTTGATCGGGACGTTCATAATCTTGCCAATTTTTTTCATCGTCGTTTTAAAGTAAAAACGTTGTTTTACCCGACGCTTGAGAACGACGTTATTCGTAAAGGAGATTTGGATCGTGTGGTGTTTGCAAGCGGATGCTTCAGCAGGAAACAGCAAAGTGAACTCGAACGACTACTGGAGGCCCAACAGGTAATTGAAGCCGATGAAACCGAGAGTGAAAGCGGTGGCGAAGAGGACAATACAGAGGAGAAACGCGTAAAAGAACCggtggaagtggaaggaaaTGATTCTGCTGAAAGGGATGCAGGTGCAAAAATTTCTTATGCAGACCTCGAAGTTGTATGTGATGAGGTAAAAACAGGAGAGGATGATGGTGAAGTAGGGAATGAAGAATCCGATAGCGATGCGCGCTCCATTGACAGTGCAATAAATGTGGCTGCTCAACAGCGTCGGCAGCAGCACTTGAATCCGAACTACCTCCCAGATGGTACTCTTAATGAATCGCACGTACGGTCGGAAGTTAGACGTCGCATTCGTCGAAAAGATAATCAACAGTTCGACAAGGGTCTCCACCGTAACGTGCAGAAAGGACGTCAAAAGCAGAAAATACGTAGGAAACTGAAGCAtgcggaaaatgaaggaCTCTTTGACTAATATTTGTTAGGGGATGGAaggcatttttgtttttggttccGTTAGGGAAACAACtatttgttcccttttcctcatccctttttttttgtcttctgtcGACGCTGAGTCATACGCACACCCCACTGGAACTCAAAACGGTTAAAAGGTAAAATTAAACGGAAGTACGGTTGAACCTCTGGCACGCAGAGGAGAAAGGTGTGAGCAAGTATGTGATAGTACAAAGGAGTGTGCGGATGAAGGGGAATGCAAGTAAAtaatttaatttatttacgGACGTGTATTATGGGTATTTCCGTAACTTGTGGTAGTAACGAAGAAAGTTAACATCTTTTTACCTATTGCTTCACATCACTTCACAcctgaattaaaaaaaaaaaactgcttgTATTCAGGAGTGTGGGTGCTCTTTCTACACATTCCTAATACTTCCCACTTTCTCAGACTGTTCCACATCTTGGAGTTTTGTACttcatccttttcttcctctcttcgatatatatatttaaaaaattgtttTGACTTGTAGTTATTTCGGCGATAACGTTTCTAGATCTATAAAATAGCACTACACCTTTTTAGATTACAGtttacatacacacacacacacctacctttttttttacgtttttaattatttatatattttttggttggttgatttgagttttcttttgtgcacGCAATCGCACGACGGAAGAAAACGTAAAAGCAAAACCGACTCTttcataaaacaaaaaaaaaacaaaaaataataacatttttttttcactagAAAACAGACCAAATCAGATACAaggataaagaaaagagaggggggaacgAAGAAGCAAGGGAACAGCTACAGTAAAGAAAGACACTCTCGTTCGCAGTTGCAAGTGAGGAGCCATATATAAAAATACTTTCTATAAATTAAAGCCGGAAGCaaggaaagaagtgaaagaaaaatagcaaTAGCAATAGCAAGAACACACAGAGACGCTacaagtttgtttttttccaataGAAATGTCCCACTTTCAGCCTTCGCCGTGTTTCAAtactttttcttcgtttctgCAGGAAATCACAAACatcggcagcagcggcataGACACGGAGAATAAGGAGAACATCCCACCGGGATCTTTTGGTCGGTTGAATGACGGTAAGGGAGGTTGCCGACGTAATAGCAGTCATACCTGCTTTCGtaagcagcaacaacaccaggaacagcatcagcagcaacagtTTCATAATATTCCCCGAGTGAATGATTGTTGCACGCCTATGAAAGAGGTTGCatatcagcaacaacaatgccATACAGGACTAACACcaggaaataaatatatgatgAACTCGGCAAACAGAGATTACCCCGTAGGCATGAATGGAATTGATTTCCTGCTTTTAGATGAGAGTGACGTCTTTGACGGAAGGGACAACGGCTTCTTCACTCCAAATGTGAAGCGTCAAGGGGGAGTAACGGGCAACCACGGAAAGGTCTCGGAACTGTTTCACGAAAGCATGGAAGCACCTAGGCTAGCACGTAACCTAAATGATAGCATAGAGGGGGTTCCGCTTGTTGGCAACGTGCTGCAAGAGAGTGATGACGAGGATTGCCTTGATAGCTACCGCCCGACCGAAATGTCCTCGACGCAAATATTTAATCCACGGTTGCAGGGTCAAGAATCTCGGCACTGCCCGCAAGATCACTGCTCATATCAGAAGCAGGTGCATCAACAACCAAGTGATCGATCACATTTACTCGGTTCTGCCTGGTGCGAAACCGCTCCGCGTTCGAAACCCCAACCTGAGCGCAATCACACCGCCACGCGCGTTACTCACGGTACCACACCATTGGTTGCAGTTGCTGGTAGGCGGGTACCCGTTGACAAACTACACCTTCTGCTTGGGGCTACTGCGCAGGATGGAGTGGATGGGCAATCTGGTGCGCGAGATGCTGTGAATACTGCGCCCCTTGTTCCTTCTTCCCGTCCTACACCTTCCGCTGCTCAAACATTTAAAGTTATTCCACTTGCGCGTCCCTCGGAACCGTCAGTATCGCCCTCACCGCTTGCAACAACGCCCCAGAATACTGTTGCTGGACCCACAACACGTCGTCTTGCATCGTCGTCATTCCATAAGGAAATGGTTGTTATTGATTTCGGTAAAGGAAACATCATGCGGTTCAAACCTAACCCCGCTTTTCCACCTCCAGTACCGGGAAAGCGATACCTTGTTGCGGTACGCGCTAGCCGTAGTCCATACGATAATGTCGCATATAAGGATGCCGGATTGTGCTCTTATGTGCTTCGTCACCCAGCAGATGGTAGTGGAGCTAATGGAACAAGTGCAACAGCAAACATAACCATTACCAAATCATCGGGCGATGTGGAGCGCGGTATCTTCGATGGCAGCATTATTCGTTGCATGGACACCCCGGGGGATGCGGTGCAGCTGCAACTTCTTGCCGTAGAGCGTGAGGCCGCTATTGTGGAATGCCGAAAACACTTCAAGTTCCTCAACCTTCCCTTTGAGCTTGTGGACGTGCACTACACGTTTGATAGGACGATTTGTGTTGTGTATTACAACATACATCGCCAGGAGGGAACAAGTGGTCACCCCAACGTGTCACGTCTCGTGAGGACGCTTCAATTCAGACTCAAGTGCAAAGTACATTTAAAGGCGGACTTTTGCAGTGACTAATGTGCGGCGTCACTTCTTTTGCAGTTACGCATATtgggagggagagggagagagaaggtTTCAATGACTGCAAAAGTCCGTTAGTTTATAAttattgttggtggtggtggcttttttttttgttgttgttgttggtattgttgatgttgcttttattttggtttgataaatttttttttttctttgaacgTCATAAACAGTACCCAGGACGGAGGAAGTAAATGCTTAgaagggaaatgaaaataGATAACAATGAAGTGGAAGAGGCAAtaacgaaatgaaaaattGACGTTGAAGAagattctaaaaaaaaaaaaaaggaaaaaaggggaaatgaaggAGGTAAAatgtgaaagaaagaaggaaggacattaaaataaaaaaaaatagcagcgGCTCTGAAACTCACGATTTTGAAGTCGTTTTACCCTTGTggaatgcacacacacacagaaaataTTCCAGCAGGAACTCTGAGAGTTGTGAGAGGaatatgtttatatttgtttatttgtttttttttttgggggggggaggggggttgGAGGCAGAAGAAAGGATGGAAGTTCTAAAAttgttcttctcttctctcttgtACTTCCtcaatatatacatatgacTATCAGATTCTCACATGCATATTAATGGAAGTTGTGAACACATTAGAAATTTAGCTTCATACTTCTTTAtgcgcatttttttttttgggggggggaggggcgttgttgttttattggCGTGCACTGTAATAATTTAAATATAATCCAGTTACCGAAATGACAAccactttttctccttctt
Proteins encoded:
- a CDS encoding ESAG8-associated protein, putative; the encoded protein is MSHFQPSPCFNTFSSFLQEITNIGSSGIDTENKENIPPGSFGRLNDGKGGCRRNSSHTCFRKQQQHQEQHQQQQFHNIPRVNDCCTPMKEVAYQQQQCHTGLTPGNKYMMNSANRDYPVGMNGIDFLLLDESDVFDGRDNGFFTPNVKRQGGVTGNHGKVSELFHESMEAPRLARNLNDSIEGVPLVGNVLQESDDEDCLDSYRPTEMSSTQIFNPRLQGQESRHCPQDHCSYQKQVHQQPSDRSHLLGSAWCETAPRSKPQPERNHTATRVTHGTTPLVAVAGRRVPVDKLHLLLGATAQDGVDGQSGARDAVNTAPLVPSSRPTPSAAQTFKVIPLARPSEPSVSPSPLATTPQNTVAGPTTRRLASSSFHKEMVVIDFGKGNIMRFKPNPAFPPPVPGKRYLVAVRASRSPYDNVAYKDAGLCSYVLRHPADGSGANGTSATANITITKSSGDVERGIFDGSIIRCMDTPGDAVQLQLLAVEREAAIVECRKHFKFLNLPFELVDVHYTFDRTICVVYYNIHRQEGTSGHPNVSRLVRTLQFRLKCKVHLKADFCSD
- a CDS encoding GTPase activating protein, conserved, putative; amino-acid sequence: MLQRGLEAVLRQFTAVDERGADNTKNKVSVECLQARSSEVRNCESTTDTAEKKSKAHHEEESRYDEEFVRDILSRDPVPIDELRGLSRSGCPAGFRYEVWCYLTGHLQPSSLNRAAVLARKRQEYVGYMQSSYGSTDWDAAFAAVGDSVGNAPGGESGSGGSSLWPSFRSGASGFGSSSLNTPSDSELSILKQIRKDIPRMAAGLAFLSNRRVMLSVERCLYVWALRHPACGYVQGMDDFTIPFISVVLANRVCRTKTVADLYTLDPEEVGALLSVEVISDEEWVSTIEADTYWMVSYFLSAIQENFTYDQRGLHSMVEKLEAVVRAVNVKLYNHLRNDLQIDFKQFSFRWMNCLLLRELNATQVLRLWDAYLADEEKDWCTTHVYTCAAFLQWWSAALLQENDYCVAIKFLQNLPSNELSDRDISAIVSQGIVMQKLYNSALAHLAQ